Below is a window of Verrucomicrobiota bacterium DNA.
CGGAAGGGCAGTCGTCCATTTTGTCGGAGGATAAAGAACGGGATCTGGACCCGGCGATTCCGGCAACCAAGAAGACGGTCCGAGACTTGGAGAAGACTTTGCGCGCAGGGTCAACGTCGACGGAGTTGCCCGCTCCCGCGCCTGCGTTGGAAGAGTCGGCTGCCAGGGCGGCTGCCGCTCCGCCATCGCCGGTGGAACCGTCGGCGATCCCGGTTCAATCTTTGAACAGCGAGTCGCGGGCGGCTTTGACCAAACAATTGATCAGCGAGATTAAATCGAAAAAGGTGGCCGAGACTTCGAACACGTCCACTCCTGCGCCTTCACCACCCCCTTCCGTCACGAAGGCTGTTCCTGAGGTTGGGCGCCAATCGACTTTCGAGAACGGACAGCAACGATTTGTGCGCTTGGAGTGGGGGTATCGCAGGAATATGAATTCGCCGCCTCTGCCCAGGGTTTTGCAGAATTTCTTGGTGGAGATGCGCGGAGGTGAAATGCGCGTGGTGGATGAAGACGGCTCGGTGTTCACGGGCTCGCTGGCGGCGGAGAGCCGGTCCTCCACGGGCGAGCTTCGGCAAACGTTTCGTGTGGAAGGGCGCAGTCAAGCCCTGGGTGCGCCCGTGGAGTTTTCGGGTGAGGTGGTGGGGAGCACGAACTCTGTTCGGCTTCAGGGCCGGGTGAAGATTGATGGCCGGCAGCAGTTTCCGATCTCGGCCCAGCCTTTGCAGCCCTAGCCTGGCAATTCTTTTGACGCTGGACATGAGGGGTGATACGGATCATTAGTTTTGCGTATCCCTGCTTGAGTTTTATGAGCCCAACTCCTTCCGTTCCGCATCGTCCCGCGTGCCGAGGTGCGGGATTTACGTTGATCGAACTGCTGGTGGTCATCGCCATCATCGCCATCCTGGCGGGCATGTTGTTGCCCGCCCTTTCGCGTTCGAAGCAAAAGGCTGTCCGCATCAAGTGCTCCAGCAATCATCATCAACTGGCGTTGGGTTACCAGATGTATGCCGACGACAATTCCGATCGGTATCCGGTCTATAACGATTGGGGAACTCTGGGCGGAAAACGCGGGGTCATCGAATTGCACGGCGGGTTCACGTATGAAACGAATCGTCCCATGAACCGGTACGTCACGGCGGTGGAAACGTATCGATGTCCCGGTGACAAGGGCGATTCTCACTGGAAGAGTCTTTTTCCCAAAGGCATTCGCAGTTGCTACGACGCCTGGGGCAACAGTTATTTGACCGTCTGGTCTGTGGAAACGCTCCGGGTGAAGCATGTGACCGGGGACGGCAGAGCGGCCCGCGGAACGCCTGAAGGCACGCCGATGAAAACCAGCGAGATCGCTTTGAGTCCTTCGAACAAGATCATCCATGGGGACTGGCCATTCTGGCACGACCGCGACAAGAACGATCCCTGGAGCCAATGGCATAATTACAAGGGACAGTACCGGTTCAACGTGCTGTGGGGCGACGGCCACACCGACTATTTTCAGTTTCCGAAGGAGGCCTATGGCTGGGGGTATGGCGCGGCGCCGAAGCCCGACCCCGCCTACAAATGGTGGTGAGATCGCAGTTACGGGCACGCCCGTAAGACAGGAGCAAACATGAATGGGAACCGATCAAATCGCGTAGTGGCTTCCGGGCATGGCCGGCCCGGAGTGGCTGGTTTTACTCTGATCGAATTGCTGGTGGTGATCGCCATCATTGCGATCTTGGCGGGGATGTTGCTCCCGAGTCTGGCGCGGGCCAAGACCCAGACGAAAGCCACGGCTTGTTTGAACGCGCTGCGGCAAATGACTTTGGCCACCCGGTTTTATGCCGAGGATTACCGAGACCACGTGCCCCCCGTGGTCAATCAAGTCGGGCGGTATTGGTTTCATGAAATCGCCCCTTACATGGGAGACCCGACTTACAAACAGAAGTCGCACGAATCCAGCGAGGGGGTGATGCGGATCATGGTATGTCCCGTGACCAAGCGTCCCAAACTGAAGCCCGGACGCGATGAATCCTGGTGGGGCACCTCCACGAAGACGTGGCGGGCTCTTGAGGCCGAGGGAAGTTATGGCATGAATCTCTGGCTCGACAATCAAGGCCAGTATCTGACCGATTTTCCCAAGGAAAAGTATTATCCCCAATTCACCGAATCCCCGGCGGACGTGCCGGCCTATGCGGATTCCGTGTGGGTGGGGTCCTGGCCGGAAAACAACGATCGGGTGCCGCTTGACTTCAAAGGCGGCGGCTACGGCGGGGGCAGTTTTCCGCACGCCAAGGGACAGTTCATGGGCCGCTTTGCCATCATTCGGCACGCGGGCGGCATCAATGTGGCTTACGCCGGCGGCCACGTGGCGAAAGTGCGGCTCAAAGGCCTGTGGTCGTTAAATTGGCACCGGGATTCCGCTCCAAACCCGAACGTCAAAGCGCCTTGAACCTCCCGACTCACTTGATGCTCAAGTCAGTCGGGAGGTTGAATTTGCCAAGACCGCGCTGATTTTCGAAGGTTCCTCGCGCATGACTTCATCAAGGATTTCATCCACGTGATCCGGGTGATGGGTCGGCCAATGACTCCCTTATCCGTGGACTTGGGTCGATCAGGTCCGGCGGCGGTTTGCCACCGTGCGGGCGCGCCTGGACTGGCTTAATCGTGCGACCCTGTCACGGCAGGTCGGTCTGGCCCATGAGGAACCGATCGCATTCGCGCGCGGCGCCGCGGCCTTCATTGAAGGCCCACACGACCAGGCTCTGCCCCCTGCGGCAATCCCCCGCCGCGAACACTTTCGGGATGCTTGTCTGAAATCGTCCGTGATCCGCTTTGATGTTGCTGCGCGGATCGCGTTCCACGCCCAGCGCTTCCAACAGCGGCTGCTCCGGTCCCAGGAATCCCATGGCGAGCAGCACCAGCTGCGTCGAGTGGACGCGCTCGGTTCCAGGGACGTTCTTGGGAATGAACATGCCTTTGTCGTTCCTCTCCCATTGCACGTCCACAAGATGCACGCGGGCCACGCGGCCCTGGTCGTCTCCCTCGAAATGCGTAGCGGTGGTGAGATACACACGGGGATCGGCCCCGAATTTGGCTTTGGCTTCCTCCTGGCCGTAGTCGAGCTTGTAGGTCTTGGGCCATTCGGGCCAGGGATTGTCCGCCGCCCGGGTGAGCGGAGGTTTGGGAAGGATTTCGACCTGGAGCAGGCTCTTGCAGCCATGCCTCATCGAAGTAGCCACGCAATCGGTGCCGGTGTCGCCGCCGCCGATGACCACCACATCCTTGTCCTTACCGCTGATGAATGAAGGTCCCCACTGGTTGTCGAGCAGAGACTTCGTGTTCGCATGGAGAAATTCCATGGCGAAATGCACGCCCTGCAGCTGGCGTCCTGGAATCCCAAGATCGCGCGGCTTGGTGGCGCCGGTGCAGAGCACGATGGCGTCGAATTCATCCATGAGCTGCCGGGCGGAAATGTCCTTGCCGATTTCGGTATTGCACACGAATTGGACGCCTTCCTGCTCCAGGACTTTGAGACGGCGCAGCACGACTCCTTCCTTATCGAGCTTCATGTTGGGGATGCCGTACATGAGCAATCCGCCGGGGCGGTCGGCCCGTTCGAAGACGGTGACGGAGTGCCCTGCCTTGTTCAACTGAGCGGCGGCGGAGAGTCCGGCCGGTCCTGATCCGACGACGGCGATTTTTTTGCCGGTGCGACGGGCTGGAGGTTCGGGCGTGACCCAGCCTTGCTCGAAGGCGTGATCGATGATGGTGCGCTCGATTTCCTTGATCGTGACGGGCGGGTCGTTGATGCCGAGGACGCAGGAGCCCTCGCACGGAGCGGGGCAGACGCGGCCGGTGAACTCGGGGAAGTTGTTGGTTTTGTGGAGCCGCTCGATGGCTTCCTGCCAGAGGCCGCGGTAGATCAAATCATTCCATTCGGGAATGAGATTATTGATCGGGCAGCCGCTGGCCATGCCGGAAATGAGCTGGCCGGTGTGGCAAAAGGGAACGCCGCAGTCCATGCAGCGCGCCGCCTGGTCGCGCAGCCCCTTTTCGGGCAGGTGCTCGTGAAACTCGTTCCAGTCGCCGATGCGTTGAACGGATCCCCGGTCGGCCGGGAGAGCGCGTTCGAATTCAAGAAATCCAGTGGGTTTACCCATGCAGTTGCCGTTTGGTTGTCAGATCGAATCGTCCTGGTGCTCCGGGCGCGCCGCCGTCCGGAGCTGGTTTGGTTTCAACTCGCGGGGGGTGCTGATCAGCCTCCACCGACACGCGACTCGTCCTTGGCATTGGCCTCGAACGCCGCGTTGATTGCCTGCTCGCCGCTGAGCCCCGCCTCCTCCGCCCGCTTGAGCGCCTGGAGGACCCGCTTGTAATCCTTCGGGATGACTTTGACGAATTTACCGACGTAGGTTTCCCAATCGGCGAGGACACGGGAGGCCGCCTCACTGCGCGTCCATTCCTGGTGGCGCTGGACGAGTTGGCGGAGATCCGCCGCCTCGGCGGGGTCCTCGATCTTCTCGAGTTGGACCATCTGCTTGTTGCATTTCGTGGTGAAATCGCCCGCGAGGTCGAGCACGTAGGCGATGCCGCCACTCATGCCGGCCGCAAAATTTCGTCCGGTCGGACCCAGGACGACGACCTTTCCGCCCGTCATGTATTCGCAGCCATGGTCGCCGACGGATTCGACGACCGCGATCGCACCGGAATTGCGGACGCAGAAACGTTCGCCGGCCATGCCGCGGATGAACGCCTCGCCGCCTGTGGCGCCGTAGAAAGCGACATTTCCGCAGATGATGTTGTCCTCTGCTTTGAAGGGGCTCCCTGCGGGGGGATGCAGAACGACGCGTCCGCCGCTGAGGCCTTTGCAGAAGTAATCGTTGGTGTCCCCTTCGAGGATGAACGTCATGCCTTTGGGCAGGAACGCGGCGAAGCTCTGGCCGGCGCTGCCCTTGAAGTGGATGCGGATGGTGTCGTCCGGCAGGCCCCCGGCTCCCCAGCGGCGAGTGAGTTCGCTTCCGGTAATGGTGCCCACCACGCGGTTGACGTTGCGGATGGGCATTTCGGCCCGGACTTTTTCGCCGCGTTCGAGCGCGGGTTTGCAAAGGTCCAGCAGGACCGTGTTGTCGAGGGATTCCTCGATGCCATGGTCCTGGCTGTCGGTGCAGAAACGCCCGATTTCGGCGCCGGCTTTGGGCTGATAGAGAATGGCGGAGAAATCGAGACCGCTGGCTTTCCAATGGTCGAGGGCTTGGCGGGGTTCGAGCACGTCAGTGCGCCCGATCATTTCGTTGAGCGTGCGGAATCCGAGCCGGGCCATCCATTCGCGAACCTCCATGGCGATGAAACGCATGAAGTTCTCGGCGTGGGCGGGATCCCCGGTGAAACGCGCGCGCAGGCGCGGATCCTGGGTGGCGACGCCCACGGG
It encodes the following:
- a CDS encoding type II secretion system protein, with product MSPTPSVPHRPACRGAGFTLIELLVVIAIIAILAGMLLPALSRSKQKAVRIKCSSNHHQLALGYQMYADDNSDRYPVYNDWGTLGGKRGVIELHGGFTYETNRPMNRYVTAVETYRCPGDKGDSHWKSLFPKGIRSCYDAWGNSYLTVWSVETLRVKHVTGDGRAARGTPEGTPMKTSEIALSPSNKIIHGDWPFWHDRDKNDPWSQWHNYKGQYRFNVLWGDGHTDYFQFPKEAYGWGYGAAPKPDPAYKWW
- a CDS encoding glutamate synthase subunit beta → MGKPTGFLEFERALPADRGSVQRIGDWNEFHEHLPEKGLRDQAARCMDCGVPFCHTGQLISGMASGCPINNLIPEWNDLIYRGLWQEAIERLHKTNNFPEFTGRVCPAPCEGSCVLGINDPPVTIKEIERTIIDHAFEQGWVTPEPPARRTGKKIAVVGSGPAGLSAAAQLNKAGHSVTVFERADRPGGLLMYGIPNMKLDKEGVVLRRLKVLEQEGVQFVCNTEIGKDISARQLMDEFDAIVLCTGATKPRDLGIPGRQLQGVHFAMEFLHANTKSLLDNQWGPSFISGKDKDVVVIGGGDTGTDCVATSMRHGCKSLLQVEILPKPPLTRAADNPWPEWPKTYKLDYGQEEAKAKFGADPRVYLTTATHFEGDDQGRVARVHLVDVQWERNDKGMFIPKNVPGTERVHSTQLVLLAMGFLGPEQPLLEALGVERDPRSNIKADHGRFQTSIPKVFAAGDCRRGQSLVVWAFNEGRGAARECDRFLMGQTDLP